In one Mauremys mutica isolate MM-2020 ecotype Southern chromosome 3, ASM2049712v1, whole genome shotgun sequence genomic region, the following are encoded:
- the TMEM244 gene encoding transmembrane protein 244, translated as MALKINLPETKIVLLNLLICIVVFYTVYYVVLSICFTAFRLEMLDGLAPFDFKTNPSWINPNYLVLLVSLEITYFICGLLFVLIVEEWVWDYAITVTAIHIIITAAVMSEFPLMLHWWMALGSGLILMICGGQVLAYCLFKDNFIYPVLDDF; from the exons ATTGTGCTGCTGAACCTGTTGATATGTATAGTAGTTTTCTACACTGTGTACTATGTGGTCCTAAGCATTTGTTTCACAGCATTCAG GTTGGAAATGTTGGACGGTTTGGCACCTTTTGATTTTAAGACAAATCCCTCATGGATTAACCCAAATTACTTAG TTCTCCTGGTTTCATTGGAGATAACCTACTTTATTTGTGGACTGCTATTTGTCCTGATTGTGGAAGAATGGGTATGGGATTATGCTATAACAGTTACTGCTATTCATATCATCATAACTGCAGCTG TTATGTCTGAATTCCCTCTGATGTTGCACTGGTGGATGGCTTTAG GATCTGGCTTAATTTTGATGATTTGTGGAGGACAGGTATTAGCATACTGCTTGTTCAAGGACAACTTCATTTACCCAGTCCTGGATGATTTTTGA